One Candidatus Nitrososphaera evergladensis SR1 genomic window carries:
- a CDS encoding homoserine kinase, with product MAVKKKPSSSCTAVAPSSTANLGPGYDVFGLALDARYDRVTITKRAGKDSNITIKMSDGAIPSVPESNSAGLVIKKMAQDFSITDDLDIVVKKGVPAGYGMGSSAASAAAAAVAFDGLYKLKLDKNRLVEYAAEGEVASAGTRHYDNVSASVLGGFIISSVGQDGIRFIRIEPPKDLFMVVAVPAIPVPAKKTEVARSVLPREVPLKSAVHNVSGASTLVAGFALGDVEMIARGIDNDVIVEPARKHLIPGYDSVRKNAFAAGALAVTISGAGPSVIAFLKGKTKRKQVIKAMEAGFMEVGIKCQTFACGPSKGARIVV from the coding sequence ATGGCCGTGAAAAAGAAACCGTCATCATCCTGCACGGCCGTTGCGCCTTCGTCTACTGCAAACCTTGGCCCCGGCTACGATGTCTTTGGCCTTGCTCTTGACGCCCGGTACGACAGGGTCACGATAACAAAGAGGGCAGGAAAAGACAGCAATATAACGATAAAAATGTCAGACGGCGCAATACCGTCTGTTCCCGAGTCCAACTCGGCAGGGCTTGTCATCAAGAAGATGGCGCAGGACTTTTCCATCACTGATGACCTTGATATAGTGGTGAAAAAGGGCGTGCCGGCAGGGTACGGCATGGGCTCAAGTGCCGCGTCTGCAGCCGCAGCAGCTGTTGCGTTTGACGGCCTTTACAAACTAAAATTAGACAAGAACAGGCTGGTCGAGTATGCGGCCGAAGGCGAGGTGGCAAGTGCGGGGACACGCCACTACGACAACGTCTCGGCGTCGGTGCTCGGCGGATTCATAATCTCAAGCGTCGGGCAGGACGGAATCAGATTCATCCGCATCGAGCCACCAAAAGACCTCTTTATGGTGGTGGCCGTGCCGGCAATTCCTGTGCCGGCCAAAAAGACAGAAGTGGCAAGGAGTGTGCTTCCAAGAGAAGTGCCTCTGAAAAGCGCGGTGCACAACGTATCTGGCGCAAGCACCCTTGTTGCAGGGTTTGCACTTGGCGACGTGGAGATGATCGCACGCGGGATCGACAACGATGTAATTGTCGAGCCTGCAAGAAAGCACCTGATACCCGGCTATGACAGCGTAAGGAAGAACGCGTTTGCCGCAGGCGCGCTTGCGGTGACTATCAGCGGCGCCGGCCCTTCAGTGATTGCATTTCTAAAGGGGAAAACAAAAAGAAAACAAGTGATAAAAGCGATGGAAGCAGGCTTTATGGAGGTCGGCATCAAGTGCCAGACCTTTGCCTGCGGGCCAAGCAAGGGCGCGCGTATAGTAGTCTAG
- a CDS encoding lysylphosphatidylglycerol synthase transmembrane domain-containing protein: MNWRIAAIPASIVPFIIMFLTTKVSPQDIFAVGLVPFVASAVAAVARIMLQAYRFKYFVRKFIGYDVSSPGKTMAARLAGEFVTYTTPSYVGGEFVRIAWLSKNGVPTGKAAWVATMEIIADVFAVTILAFVAGALAISRGGTAIGVTVLVVALPTFAFWLILILYSAKRNLQVPKFIDRIARRFAKDKADKYITQANKALDDLCTMSRENFSSSKVIKPFAIGLALTFASFLAYGISFMVLADSVGVGIGMFDSLMAVAASNAIANLPITIGGSGLAELGIWAYISNLASVPNLAAIAADSKLSVIIAWRIATYHVPLVIMWIALMKLAIGKRETMVPADGEKKKED; this comes from the coding sequence TTGAACTGGAGAATCGCTGCTATCCCGGCGAGCATCGTCCCATTTATCATAATGTTCCTGACTACCAAAGTCTCGCCGCAGGACATATTTGCGGTCGGCCTTGTTCCTTTCGTAGCCTCTGCAGTTGCCGCAGTTGCAAGGATAATGCTCCAGGCGTACAGGTTCAAGTATTTCGTGCGCAAGTTCATCGGCTACGATGTAAGCTCGCCCGGCAAGACCATGGCGGCAAGGCTTGCAGGCGAGTTTGTCACCTACACAACGCCTTCGTACGTGGGAGGCGAGTTTGTCAGGATAGCGTGGCTGTCAAAAAACGGCGTGCCAACAGGCAAGGCCGCGTGGGTGGCCACGATGGAGATAATTGCCGACGTGTTTGCGGTGACTATACTTGCCTTTGTCGCCGGCGCACTTGCCATCTCCCGGGGCGGGACTGCTATCGGAGTTACCGTGCTTGTAGTCGCCCTGCCGACGTTTGCGTTCTGGCTCATCCTGATACTCTACTCGGCAAAACGCAACCTGCAGGTCCCAAAGTTCATCGACAGGATTGCCCGGCGCTTTGCAAAGGACAAGGCAGACAAGTACATCACCCAGGCCAACAAGGCCCTTGACGACCTGTGCACCATGAGCCGGGAGAACTTTTCTTCAAGCAAGGTCATCAAGCCGTTTGCAATCGGCCTTGCACTGACCTTTGCGTCGTTTCTTGCGTACGGCATCTCGTTCATGGTCCTTGCCGACTCGGTCGGGGTGGGAATAGGGATGTTTGACTCGCTCATGGCAGTGGCGGCGTCAAACGCCATTGCAAACCTGCCTATTACCATAGGAGGTTCCGGCCTTGCAGAACTTGGCATCTGGGCCTACATCTCCAACCTCGCAAGCGTGCCAAACCTTGCCGCAATTGCCGCCGACTCGAAGCTCAGCGTAATCATCGCATGGAGGATAGCGACCTACCACGTGCCGCTTGTCATAATGTGGATCGCACTCATGAAGCTTGCAATAGGCAAAAGAGAAACGATGGTGCCTGCCGACGGCGAGAAGAAAAAAGAAGACTGA
- a CDS encoding heavy metal translocating P-type ATPase: MEKEASTQAENNNKKALLKIGGMHCAGCVNSIQRHVSTVDGVSKVEVNLASEKAAVEFDPAKVGLPDIEKAIEEVGYKVVYEKVSLKVGGITDSADAQRLEEGVSRMEGVRSASANYGNAQVLVEYNPALVSLADIRKKVGDYGYSVIGESAQASAHDIEARKLKGLFLLGVAFTIPAVLFSYPEVFSFLPLAGTNAAAYIAFAAASVVQFVTGGRFYSGAFRIARMKSANMDTLVVLGTTATYAFSAYNTFPVPTWHGIYYDASSLVITFILLGKYLELKTKGKTGAVIRKMLELQPKTARVKKADGSEVETRVELIQPGDIMIVRPGEKIPVDSTVVQGESAVDESMATGESAPVHKKSGDSAIGGTVNREGVLLVKATRVGSDSFLSQVVKLVEEATGKKPTMQKLVDRVAGYFAYAVMAVAIATFGVWYALAASSAGTEAAIIPAVAILVVACPCALGLATPTAIMVGMGKGAAHGVIFKSGDAIEALSKVKAIVFDKTGTLTQGRPQVTDVIQLKQEIGAQGQSVQDSNAGVLLLAATAENYSEHPLAKAIVGHAKGAGIEPKEVSDFQVTPGMGVTAVWDGVTVRVGSREFIEEEAGMGTSSSAQSVVEKLQSQGKTAVLVSANSDVVGVIGLMDAPKQGAREAIEALKGLGIEPVMVTGDNRRTAEEIARQVGIERVYAGVLPSGKVDAINEIRNKNGIVAMVGDGINDAPALTAADVGMAIGSGTDLAIEAGNIVLVKSDIRDVVSAVEIARKTVGKIKQNLAYAFLYNVVLIPVAAMGLLYPALAGLAMAASSVSVTASSLALKRWRPGLAAG; encoded by the coding sequence GTGGAAAAAGAAGCAAGCACCCAGGCAGAGAACAACAACAAGAAAGCTCTGCTCAAGATAGGCGGGATGCACTGCGCGGGGTGCGTCAATTCCATCCAGAGGCACGTTTCTACAGTTGACGGCGTGTCAAAGGTGGAGGTCAACCTCGCAAGCGAAAAGGCGGCAGTCGAGTTTGACCCCGCAAAGGTGGGCTTGCCTGACATTGAAAAGGCGATTGAAGAGGTCGGCTACAAGGTAGTCTATGAAAAGGTGTCGCTAAAGGTAGGGGGCATAACCGACTCGGCAGACGCCCAGAGGCTTGAAGAGGGCGTTTCAAGGATGGAAGGCGTCAGGTCGGCATCTGCAAACTATGGAAACGCGCAGGTGCTTGTCGAGTACAACCCCGCGCTCGTGTCGCTTGCGGACATTCGCAAAAAGGTGGGCGACTATGGCTACAGCGTCATTGGAGAGAGCGCGCAGGCAAGCGCCCACGACATAGAGGCGCGCAAGCTCAAGGGCTTGTTCTTGCTCGGCGTCGCATTCACGATACCAGCAGTCCTGTTCAGCTATCCCGAAGTGTTTTCTTTCCTGCCGCTTGCAGGGACAAATGCGGCGGCGTACATTGCGTTTGCAGCAGCTTCGGTAGTCCAGTTTGTCACAGGGGGCAGGTTCTACTCTGGCGCGTTCAGGATAGCAAGGATGAAGTCTGCCAACATGGACACGCTCGTAGTCCTTGGAACTACGGCCACGTACGCATTCAGCGCGTACAACACGTTTCCTGTTCCAACTTGGCATGGCATCTACTATGACGCCTCGTCGCTTGTGATTACGTTCATACTGCTAGGCAAGTACCTGGAACTAAAGACAAAGGGCAAGACAGGCGCGGTGATACGCAAGATGCTTGAGCTCCAGCCCAAGACGGCAAGGGTCAAAAAGGCAGACGGCTCTGAAGTCGAGACTCGGGTGGAACTGATACAGCCCGGCGACATTATGATCGTCAGGCCGGGAGAAAAGATACCCGTCGACTCGACCGTGGTGCAGGGCGAATCTGCAGTCGACGAGTCGATGGCGACCGGCGAATCGGCGCCGGTGCACAAGAAATCAGGCGACAGCGCGATCGGAGGCACAGTGAACAGGGAAGGGGTGCTCCTTGTCAAGGCGACAAGGGTTGGCTCAGACTCGTTTCTTTCGCAGGTGGTAAAGCTGGTCGAAGAGGCGACGGGCAAAAAGCCGACGATGCAAAAACTCGTGGACAGAGTAGCAGGGTATTTCGCGTACGCGGTGATGGCGGTAGCCATTGCGACCTTTGGCGTCTGGTACGCGCTTGCAGCATCATCAGCCGGTACAGAGGCGGCGATAATCCCGGCGGTAGCAATACTGGTTGTGGCGTGCCCGTGCGCGCTTGGGCTTGCCACTCCCACCGCGATAATGGTGGGCATGGGCAAGGGCGCCGCGCATGGCGTGATATTCAAAAGCGGCGACGCGATTGAGGCGCTCAGCAAGGTCAAGGCCATCGTCTTTGACAAGACCGGCACCCTTACGCAGGGCAGGCCGCAGGTCACTGACGTCATTCAGCTAAAGCAAGAGATTGGCGCGCAGGGCCAGAGCGTGCAGGACAGCAATGCAGGCGTGCTCCTCCTTGCCGCCACTGCTGAAAACTACTCGGAGCACCCGCTTGCAAAGGCAATAGTCGGCCATGCCAAGGGCGCCGGAATAGAGCCAAAGGAAGTCTCGGACTTTCAGGTTACCCCCGGCATGGGCGTGACTGCAGTATGGGATGGCGTCACGGTGAGGGTCGGCAGCAGAGAATTCATCGAGGAAGAGGCAGGCATGGGCACCAGTTCATCTGCGCAGTCAGTGGTGGAAAAACTGCAGTCGCAGGGCAAGACGGCAGTGCTAGTGTCTGCAAATAGCGACGTTGTGGGAGTCATCGGCCTGATGGATGCTCCAAAGCAGGGAGCAAGGGAGGCAATTGAGGCGCTCAAGGGCCTTGGCATCGAGCCGGTGATGGTGACAGGCGACAACAGGAGGACAGCCGAAGAAATAGCCCGGCAAGTCGGCATAGAGCGCGTCTATGCAGGGGTGCTCCCGTCCGGCAAGGTAGACGCAATAAACGAGATACGCAACAAAAACGGCATTGTGGCTATGGTAGGCGACGGAATCAACGACGCGCCTGCCCTCACTGCCGCCGACGTGGGGATGGCCATTGGCTCCGGTACCGACCTTGCGATAGAGGCAGGAAACATCGTGCTTGTAAAAAGCGACATTCGTGACGTGGTTTCGGCGGTAGAGATTGCAAGAAAGACGGTCGGCAAGATAAAGCAAAACCTTGCGTACGCGTTTCTCTACAACGTCGTTCTGATACCGGTCGCGGCGATGGGGTTGCTCTATCCTGCGCTTGCGGGCCTTGCAATGGCGGCAAGCTCTGTGTCTGTGACTGCAAGCTCGCTTGCGCTCAAAAGGTGGAGGCCAGGGCTTGCAGCGGGCTAG
- a CDS encoding arginase family protein: protein MALARFHRANAKSFGDANIVVMGVPDESRSHAMRRGTSTAPDTIRAASDESEFFVRDGRLIPTVPMRGTLGDKRIFDAGNVQRNSVYEQARKIVEAGKIPVTLGGDHSLTTDILKAVAGGGRKVALLYFDAHPDFVSSARNYYGSVLTDSANCVDYKKSMLVGTRAAEPEEIENAKKAGLAMVTPIDITDLGVHKVAQMIREKVAGSRVYISIDLDCVDPAFAPGVSVPSPGGVTIADLLYLLTGTISNCDVAGFDIVELSPDYDADGLTANLAARILTECIACLKTS from the coding sequence TTGGCGTTGGCAAGGTTCCACCGCGCAAACGCCAAGAGTTTTGGCGATGCAAATATCGTCGTGATGGGCGTGCCGGACGAATCCAGGTCGCACGCAATGCGCAGGGGCACGAGCACCGCGCCGGACACCATCCGCGCCGCGTCTGACGAATCCGAGTTTTTTGTACGTGACGGCAGGCTGATACCCACCGTTCCAATGCGCGGGACGCTTGGGGACAAGCGCATCTTTGACGCAGGCAACGTGCAGAGAAACTCCGTGTACGAGCAGGCGCGAAAAATAGTCGAGGCGGGCAAGATCCCAGTTACGCTTGGTGGCGACCACTCGCTTACCACTGATATTTTAAAGGCTGTCGCCGGCGGAGGACGCAAAGTGGCACTGCTGTATTTTGACGCGCACCCCGATTTCGTGTCGTCAGCAAGGAACTATTACGGCTCTGTTCTGACAGACTCGGCAAACTGTGTCGATTACAAGAAAAGCATGCTTGTAGGGACAAGGGCGGCAGAGCCCGAAGAAATCGAAAATGCAAAGAAGGCGGGCCTTGCCATGGTCACGCCAATCGACATCACCGACCTTGGCGTCCACAAGGTCGCGCAGATGATAAGGGAAAAGGTTGCAGGAAGCAGAGTATACATTTCAATCGACCTTGACTGCGTCGACCCGGCGTTTGCGCCCGGCGTGTCCGTGCCTTCCCCCGGCGGAGTCACAATCGCAGACCTGCTGTACCTGCTGACAGGCACGATAAGCAATTGCGACGTCGCCGGCTTTGACATCGTGGAACTGTCGCCGGACTATGACGCAGACGGCCTGACGGCGAACCTTGCCGCAAGGATACTGACAGAATGCATCGCCTGCTTGAAAACTTCCTAG
- a CDS encoding ATP/GTP-binding protein, which yields MVNAIFVTGTAGSGKSLLTSRLLQWYRDTGAYPTTLNLDPGAVTLPYEPDIDIRNYIDIGTLMESYGLGPNGALIMASDLMATRLDEIQQEVDEANPDYLIVDTPGQIELFAFRASGPYFISNLQADNKATVFAFDGTLVSSPINFVSISLLASAVKLRLKTAQINVLTKRDLVIERLKDILDWAASTQALESALSGEKDAEYSLLSKDLSRSMTRAGFAPGLVAVSSTTMNGLVNVAAALARTLNQGEDG from the coding sequence ATGGTAAACGCCATTTTCGTCACCGGGACTGCAGGTTCTGGCAAGTCGCTTTTGACCTCAAGGCTGTTGCAGTGGTACAGAGACACAGGCGCCTACCCGACAACCCTCAACCTTGACCCCGGTGCAGTCACGCTTCCATACGAGCCAGACATTGACATCCGCAACTACATCGACATCGGCACGCTCATGGAAAGCTATGGCCTTGGGCCCAACGGCGCACTCATCATGGCAAGCGACCTGATGGCGACCAGACTTGACGAGATCCAGCAAGAAGTTGACGAGGCAAACCCCGACTACTTGATAGTGGACACTCCGGGCCAGATAGAACTGTTTGCGTTCCGGGCAAGCGGACCCTATTTCATCTCAAACCTTCAGGCGGACAACAAGGCAACGGTGTTTGCATTTGACGGCACGCTCGTCTCTTCGCCCATCAACTTTGTATCCATATCGCTCCTTGCCTCGGCGGTAAAGTTGCGCCTGAAAACTGCGCAGATAAACGTGCTGACCAAGCGCGATCTTGTAATCGAAAGACTGAAGGACATACTTGACTGGGCGGCTTCTACACAGGCGCTGGAATCGGCACTTAGCGGCGAAAAGGACGCCGAGTATTCACTTTTGAGCAAAGACCTGTCAAGGAGCATGACTCGCGCCGGCTTTGCTCCCGGCCTCGTCGCAGTTTCCAGCACGACCATGAACGGGCTCGTAAACGTGGCGGCCGCCCTTGCCCGAACCCTTAATCAGGGAGAGGATGGATAG
- a CDS encoding Snf7 family protein has protein sequence MTSFSNNWVKDNKSTMSEKIKEGLGPQQPLKPRIEFAKNKIQAQNQKLDTILEKLKGKEKSLFNQVVSALQRHDTQAGKMVSNEIAQVRKTIKMISQLKMALEQIQMRLETTIDLGDVMVAIGPAMGALTRVRSGLAGVMPEVDRELGEINGVFSDIMMNAGSMGNTSFAFDASGEEVDRILAEAGAVAEQRMTESFPDVPVGSGASRSYAGGNSQ, from the coding sequence ATGACGAGCTTCAGCAATAACTGGGTCAAGGACAATAAATCGACGATGTCTGAGAAGATAAAGGAAGGTCTCGGACCTCAACAACCACTGAAACCGAGGATCGAGTTCGCAAAGAACAAGATCCAGGCACAAAACCAGAAACTGGATACTATTCTTGAGAAACTCAAGGGCAAGGAAAAATCCTTGTTCAACCAGGTAGTTTCCGCGCTCCAGAGGCACGACACGCAAGCAGGCAAGATGGTCTCAAACGAGATTGCGCAAGTGAGAAAGACTATCAAGATGATCTCACAGCTCAAGATGGCGCTTGAGCAGATACAGATGCGCCTTGAGACGACCATCGACCTTGGCGACGTGATGGTGGCAATCGGCCCGGCAATGGGTGCTCTCACGAGAGTGAGGTCAGGCCTTGCAGGCGTGATGCCAGAAGTCGACAGGGAACTGGGCGAGATAAACGGCGTGTTCAGCGACATCATGATGAACGCTGGAAGCATGGGCAACACCTCGTTTGCCTTCGACGCATCAGGCGAAGAAGTCGACAGGATCCTTGCAGAGGCCGGCGCAGTCGCAGAGCAGAGGATGACCGAGAGCTTCCCGGATGTCCCGGTGGGCTCTGGCGCATCAAGGTCGTACGCAGGCGGAAACTCGCAGTAA
- a CDS encoding enoyl-CoA hydratase-related protein yields the protein MKYIQLEPHGDIAVVRINRPEALNAMNVDVISELSRTIDILAADDGIKCVIITGAGERAFCAGADIAFMVNIEPMAAEKYASAAQAVLNKIEKLEKPVIAAVNGFALGGGCELAMVCDIRIASENAKIGQPEVTIGIPPGWGGTQRLLRIVGPAKAKEMIYTGKMITADEAASIGLVNKVVKLGADDQLPPEAPKGDAAAEKARAAEVAKILNKKLMADCMALAKEITKNSFTAVKVSKMLINRGMDSDIETGLRLEIYGWALCFAHEDRKNMMSAFLNKGKK from the coding sequence ATGAAGTATATCCAGCTTGAACCGCACGGCGACATTGCCGTCGTCAGGATAAACAGGCCAGAGGCGCTCAACGCCATGAACGTTGACGTCATTTCAGAGCTTTCACGCACAATAGACATACTTGCCGCCGACGATGGCATAAAGTGCGTCATCATCACGGGCGCCGGCGAGCGCGCGTTCTGCGCTGGAGCCGACATCGCCTTCATGGTAAACATCGAGCCGATGGCCGCAGAGAAATACGCGTCAGCGGCGCAGGCGGTGCTTAACAAGATAGAAAAGCTGGAAAAGCCGGTAATTGCCGCTGTAAACGGCTTTGCGCTTGGTGGCGGCTGCGAGCTGGCTATGGTCTGCGACATACGCATCGCATCCGAGAACGCCAAGATAGGCCAGCCCGAGGTAACAATCGGGATCCCGCCGGGATGGGGCGGCACGCAAAGGCTGTTGCGCATCGTCGGACCTGCAAAGGCAAAAGAGATGATCTACACCGGCAAGATGATAACTGCAGACGAAGCGGCGTCAATAGGGCTTGTCAACAAGGTAGTCAAGCTGGGCGCTGACGACCAGCTGCCGCCAGAGGCTCCAAAGGGCGACGCGGCCGCCGAAAAGGCACGCGCCGCAGAGGTGGCCAAGATACTCAACAAGAAACTGATGGCAGACTGCATGGCACTTGCCAAAGAGATAACGAAGAACAGCTTTACCGCCGTCAAGGTCAGCAAGATGCTCATAAACCGCGGCATGGACTCGGACATCGAGACGGGCCTGCGCCTAGAGATCTACGGCTGGGCACTCTGCTTTGCGCACGAGGACAGGAAGAACATGATGTCTGCCTTCCTCAACAAGGGCAAAAAGTAG